One genomic window of Solanum dulcamara chromosome 10, daSolDulc1.2, whole genome shotgun sequence includes the following:
- the LOC129904924 gene encoding pterocarpan synthase 1, with product MIAKIIFCLAVLLAILSVILLAIFSPIPQQNKSKNPPWLDLSLYIQQPRIPASNLPFEKAPTDFGALIFHRLLTEGPENTSRVVGKAQGFIIPIQDFANSAFNIIYLTFNSKEFSGSLSIEAKSLTNDNNKLNVVGGTGYFAFARGLAIFAQTKREVINNYNLEASYYHIKLQLKYPNKSKTIPR from the coding sequence ATGATAgcaaaaatcattttttgcCTTGCAGTTTTATTAGCAATACTTTCAGTAATTCTCCTTGCAATATTCTCACCAATACCCCAacaaaacaaatcaaaaaatcCCCCTTGGCTTGATTTATCCCTTTATATTCAACAACCTCGAATTCCCGCTTCCAATCTTCCCTTCGAAAAAGCTCCAACAGACTTTGGCGCTTTAATTTTCCATCGTCTTCTAACAGAAGGTCCGGAAAACACGTCTCGTGTAGTTGGAAAAGCACAAGGTTTCATCATCCCAATTCAAGATTTCGCGAATTCCgcatttaatattatttatcttACGTTTAATTCAAAAGAATTTAGTGGGAGTCTTAGTATCGAGGCAAAAAGTTTGACAAATGATAATAACAAGTTGAATGTTGTTGGTGGTACTGGCTATTTTGCCTTTGCTCGTGGCCTAGCTATTTTTGCACAAACAAAAAGGGAAGttattaataattataatttagaaGCTAGTTATTATCATATAAAGCTCCAATTGAAATACCCTAATAAATCCAAAACAATTCCAAGATGA